A genome region from Caloranaerobacter ferrireducens includes the following:
- the murG gene encoding undecaprenyldiphospho-muramoylpentapeptide beta-N-acetylglucosaminyltransferase, which produces MKFLITGGGTGGHIYPALAIANKIKKEIQNATILYVGTEKGLEAELVPREGFDFKAIRVKGFKRKLSLDTLDSIKTLLKGLNDARKIINEFQPDVVIGTGGYVCGPIVFISALKKIPTLIHEQNAYPGVTNRILSRFVDKVAGSFEESVKYFHNPNKVTITGNPVRDDFLKINKNKVKSTEKISPLILSFGGSGGQKKLNEAMLEVIQKNIGGRMQIIHVTGKRFYEDFIKSLNKKVGSIESLEENIKVVPYLYDMPNVLASSDLVITSAGAITIAEITAIGVPSILIPKSYTAENHQEFNARALEKQGASVMILEKDLNGEILNEKINELLNDKNKLESMAQQSRKLAKIDATDRIFKMIIDLIKKK; this is translated from the coding sequence ATGAAATTTTTGATTACTGGTGGAGGAACTGGAGGACATATCTATCCTGCTTTAGCAATTGCTAATAAAATAAAGAAAGAGATTCAAAATGCTACCATTTTATATGTTGGAACTGAGAAAGGCTTAGAAGCAGAACTAGTGCCTAGAGAAGGATTTGATTTCAAGGCGATACGTGTAAAAGGCTTTAAAAGAAAATTATCTTTAGATACTTTAGATTCAATAAAGACTTTACTAAAGGGACTTAATGATGCGAGAAAAATAATAAATGAGTTTCAACCTGATGTAGTTATAGGAACTGGTGGATATGTTTGTGGTCCTATAGTATTTATTTCAGCTTTAAAAAAAATACCGACGTTAATTCACGAACAAAATGCATATCCAGGAGTAACTAATAGGATTCTTTCTAGATTTGTTGATAAAGTTGCTGGAAGCTTTGAAGAATCTGTAAAATATTTCCATAACCCAAACAAAGTAACTATAACTGGAAATCCAGTTAGAGATGACTTTTTGAAAATTAATAAGAATAAAGTTAAGTCAACTGAAAAGATTAGTCCTCTTATTCTTTCTTTTGGAGGAAGTGGTGGACAGAAAAAATTAAATGAAGCAATGCTTGAAGTTATCCAGAAGAATATAGGGGGAAGAATGCAAATCATTCATGTAACAGGAAAGAGATTTTATGAAGACTTTATTAAGAGTTTAAATAAAAAAGTAGGTTCTATTGAAAGTTTGGAAGAAAATATTAAAGTAGTGCCATATTTATATGATATGCCTAATGTTTTAGCTTCTTCAGACCTTGTTATAACTAGTGCTGGTGCAATAACTATTGCAGAAATTACTGCTATAGGGGTTCCAAGTATATTAATACCAAAGAGTTATACAGCAGAGAATCATCAAGAATTCAATGCGAGAGCTTTAGAAAAACAAGGTGCGAGTGTTATGATTTTAGAAAAAGACCTTAATGGAGAAATATTAAATGAAAAGATAAATGAATTACTAAATGATAAAAACAAATTAGAATCTATGGCTCAGCAAAGTAGGAAATTAGCTAAGATAGATGCTACTGATAGAATTTTTAAAATGATTATAGATTTAATTAAGAAAAAATAG
- a CDS encoding small basic family protein codes for MILALLGILIGVLIGFYIPVTYSTSYSLYISVAILACLDSVFGGIRANLEQNFDTRIFVTGFFGNAILAAFLAYIGDRLGVPLYYAAIFAFGSRLFQNFAIIRRILINR; via the coding sequence ATGATTTTAGCACTTTTAGGTATTTTGATAGGTGTACTGATAGGATTTTATATACCTGTAACCTATTCAACGAGTTATTCACTATATATTTCAGTTGCAATACTAGCATGCTTAGATTCAGTTTTTGGGGGAATTAGGGCAAATTTAGAGCAAAATTTCGATACTCGTATTTTTGTTACAGGATTCTTTGGAAATGCAATACTAGCAGCATTTTTAGCTTATATTGGAGATAGATTAGGAGTGCCCCTTTACTATGCAGCTATTTTTGCATTTGGTAGTAGGTTATTCCAGAATTTTGCTATTATTAGGAGGATACTGATTAATAGGTAA
- the murA gene encoding UDP-N-acetylglucosamine 1-carboxyvinyltransferase: MSKYIIEGGKRLVGEITIGGAKNSALPILAASVITNSVSTIFNIPKIRDVDVMEQILKSIGCKVNRVDDIMTIDSRPFSEIRIPEDLVREMRSSIILMGAMLARCGQVEISYPGGCDIGPRPIDLHLKALKELGADIKEAHGYIYCCAEQLKGCEIQLDYPSVGATENIMLAAVRAKGTTIIRNAAKEPEIVDLQNFLNSAGAKIYGAGTSAIRIDGVDKLHGVEHTVIPDRIVAGTFMVASAITGGEVILKNIEVEHLNSIIAKLREAGCMIYNNCTTLKIIGPKRPNAVESIRTLPYPGFPTDMQAQMIALLSLANGTSVVCETIFENRFKHVDELVRMGAKIKTEGRVAIIKGVKELTGAKVTAKDLRGGAALVLAGLAAKGTTIVENIYHIDRGYQDFEKDLASLGADIKKIF; this comes from the coding sequence ATGAGTAAGTATATTATAGAAGGTGGAAAAAGACTTGTAGGAGAAATTACTATAGGTGGTGCTAAAAACTCTGCATTACCTATTCTTGCTGCTTCTGTTATAACTAATAGTGTGAGTACTATTTTTAACATACCTAAAATTAGAGATGTAGATGTAATGGAACAAATTTTAAAATCGATTGGATGTAAAGTTAATAGAGTAGATGATATCATGACAATAGACTCAAGGCCTTTTTCGGAAATTAGGATACCTGAAGATTTAGTTAGAGAAATGCGCTCTTCAATCATTTTGATGGGAGCTATGCTAGCAAGATGTGGTCAAGTCGAAATATCTTATCCAGGCGGGTGTGACATTGGGCCGAGACCTATTGATTTACATCTTAAAGCTCTTAAAGAGCTTGGGGCAGATATTAAAGAAGCTCATGGATATATATATTGTTGTGCTGAGCAATTAAAAGGGTGTGAAATTCAATTAGATTATCCTAGTGTAGGAGCAACTGAAAATATTATGTTAGCTGCAGTTAGAGCTAAAGGAACTACAATAATCAGAAATGCAGCTAAGGAGCCTGAAATAGTCGATCTTCAAAACTTTCTTAATTCCGCTGGTGCAAAAATATATGGAGCAGGTACAAGTGCAATAAGAATTGACGGTGTTGATAAGTTACATGGAGTAGAGCATACAGTTATACCTGACAGAATAGTTGCAGGAACGTTTATGGTAGCTTCTGCTATAACTGGTGGAGAAGTTATATTAAAAAATATAGAAGTAGAGCATTTGAATTCAATAATAGCAAAACTTAGAGAAGCTGGATGTATGATTTACAATAATTGTACGACTTTAAAGATAATTGGTCCTAAAAGACCTAATGCTGTTGAATCTATTAGAACTTTACCTTATCCTGGATTTCCAACAGATATGCAAGCTCAAATGATAGCTCTTTTGTCATTAGCTAATGGAACAAGTGTGGTATGTGAAACTATATTTGAAAATAGATTTAAACATGTTGATGAATTAGTTAGAATGGGAGCCAAAATAAAAACGGAAGGAAGAGTAGCGATAATAAAAGGAGTCAAAGAGTTAACTGGTGCAAAAGTAACTGCAAAAGACTTAAGGGGTGGAGCTGCTTTAGTATTAGCGGGATTAGCTGCTAAAGGAACTACTATAGTCGAAAATATATATCATATTGATAGAGGTTATCAAGATTTTGAGAAAGATCTAGCATCTTTAGGTGCTGATATAAAGAAAATATTCTAG
- the mraY gene encoding phospho-N-acetylmuramoyl-pentapeptide-transferase, translating into MMDYKVIIKVIIISFVITLILGPILIPILKRLKVGQNVRGEGPKTHLKKQGTPTMGGIIMLIALIITTLSSGLVNRDMIILLVATLGFGLIGFIDDFIKVVLKRSLGLRAYQKLIGQILFAVILAIYQSNTSILGTKVLIPFLDKTLDLGMFYVPFIAFVVVGTVNSVNLTDGLDGLATGVTLIVLAFFGIASVTLGFNSVAIFSAALAGACLGFLRYNAHPAKVFMGDTGSLALGGAVSTIAVLMNLPLILPIVGGIYFVEALSVIIQVASFKLTGKRVFKMSPLHHHFELKGWKETKVVVVFWITTVILCLIGIAGII; encoded by the coding sequence ATGATGGATTATAAAGTAATAATTAAGGTTATTATTATTTCATTTGTAATTACTTTGATTTTAGGTCCGATATTAATACCTATTTTAAAAAGATTAAAGGTTGGACAAAATGTTAGAGGTGAAGGACCAAAAACACATCTTAAAAAACAAGGTACACCTACAATGGGTGGAATTATAATGTTAATTGCTTTGATTATTACTACTCTGTCATCAGGATTAGTAAATAGAGATATGATTATACTTTTAGTGGCTACTTTAGGTTTTGGTTTAATTGGTTTTATAGATGATTTTATAAAGGTAGTATTAAAAAGATCACTTGGATTAAGAGCTTATCAAAAGCTAATAGGTCAGATACTATTTGCAGTAATTTTAGCTATTTATCAGTCAAATACTTCGATTTTAGGGACTAAAGTTTTAATACCTTTTTTAGATAAAACTTTAGACTTGGGGATGTTTTATGTACCGTTTATTGCTTTTGTAGTTGTAGGTACTGTAAATAGTGTTAATTTAACAGATGGTTTAGATGGATTAGCTACTGGAGTAACATTAATAGTTTTAGCATTCTTTGGTATTGCTTCGGTGACTTTAGGTTTTAATAGCGTAGCTATATTTTCTGCTGCTTTGGCAGGAGCATGTTTAGGTTTTTTAAGATATAATGCACATCCAGCAAAGGTTTTTATGGGTGATACAGGTTCTTTAGCATTAGGAGGAGCTGTTTCTACTATCGCAGTACTTATGAATTTACCACTTATATTACCTATAGTAGGTGGTATTTATTTCGTTGAAGCGTTATCAGTTATCATACAAGTAGCTTCATTTAAACTAACAGGTAAAAGAGTATTTAAGATGAGTCCTTTACATCATCATTTTGAATTAAAGGGATGGAAAGAGACAAAAGTAGTAGTTGTGTTTTGGATTACAACAGTAATTTTGTGTTTAATAGGAATTGCTGGTATAATATAA
- a CDS encoding DUF881 domain-containing protein translates to MDKKYIGNVTILIVTIITGILFSFQFKQDIDDYTLVSLHSIKMTKKEINNYKREISNLKRLIEEKKSEINNYHKAIIDKDSFAELLEQEIRDIRFEIGLEDVQGPGIIIKMEDNNKKVSYGENVNYDLVHDLDVLKLINDLNAAGAEAISINGQRVLSRSEIKCGGPIITINKQRLASPFVIKAIGDPKVLYAAINAPNTNGYILKEVRNIKIQTRISDNIFIPRYWGDITFNQAKPIEEGE, encoded by the coding sequence ATGGATAAAAAATATATTGGCAATGTAACTATATTGATAGTTACTATTATTACTGGAATACTTTTTTCATTTCAATTTAAACAGGATATTGATGATTATACACTAGTATCTTTACACTCGATTAAAATGACAAAAAAGGAAATTAACAACTATAAGAGAGAAATTAGTAATTTAAAGAGATTAATAGAAGAGAAAAAAAGTGAGATAAATAATTATCATAAAGCTATCATAGATAAAGATTCTTTTGCTGAATTGCTTGAGCAAGAGATTAGAGATATAAGATTTGAAATAGGTTTAGAAGATGTTCAAGGACCAGGTATTATTATCAAAATGGAAGATAACAATAAAAAAGTTTCTTATGGAGAAAATGTAAATTATGATTTAGTACATGATTTAGATGTTTTAAAATTGATTAATGATTTAAATGCAGCTGGTGCTGAAGCAATAAGTATTAATGGACAGAGGGTTTTATCAAGGTCTGAAATAAAATGTGGAGGACCCATTATAACAATAAATAAACAAAGATTAGCTTCTCCATTTGTAATAAAAGCAATAGGAGATCCCAAGGTGTTGTATGCAGCTATAAATGCTCCTAATACAAATGGGTATATATTAAAAGAAGTTAGAAATATAAAAATACAGACTAGAATAAGTGATAATATTTTTATCCCAAGATATTGGGGTGATATTACTTTTAATCAGGCTAAGCCTATAGAAGAGGGTGAATAA
- the murD gene encoding UDP-N-acetylmuramoyl-L-alanine--D-glutamate ligase, giving the protein MELKHKNILILGLGISGISTAKALNKLNANIIISDKKKEDELKQYIDELRDIKVKYILGTNDVDLDNIDLIIKSPGIPLNLPTINKAVEKGIEVITDIELAYRISSNQFIAITGTNGKTTTTTLIGEVFKNANEVCHVTGNVGVGILWELVNSEENDIFVVEVSSFQLESTKYFKPKASVIINITPDHLKWHGSFENYINAKKKIFANQDKDDYTILNYDDKLLREISNEVCSNIIFFSQWHELEKGVYVKDNKIVVNDGKKTMPVISCDEIKIPGKHNLENALAAVSVGWVMGIELEVIADTLRKFEGVEHRLEFVDEINGVSFYNDSKATNPDAAIKAIEAIESPIILIAGGLDKGNEFDEFINSFNNKVKELIVLGETAIKIKDAAIKLGFRNIHIVENMEKAVEKSYELAKSGDNVLLSPACASWDMYKNFEERGNDFKRAVNNLRGLNNDKKESL; this is encoded by the coding sequence TTGGAACTTAAACATAAAAATATTTTAATTTTAGGATTAGGTATTAGTGGCATTTCAACAGCAAAAGCATTAAATAAGCTAAATGCTAATATTATAATTAGTGATAAGAAGAAAGAGGATGAATTAAAGCAATATATCGATGAATTAAGAGATATCAAAGTTAAATATATTTTAGGCACTAATGATGTTGATTTGGATAATATTGATTTAATAATAAAAAGTCCTGGAATACCTTTGAATTTACCTACAATTAATAAAGCTGTTGAAAAAGGTATTGAAGTTATTACAGATATTGAGTTAGCATATAGAATTTCATCTAATCAATTTATTGCTATTACGGGTACTAATGGTAAAACAACTACCACGACCTTAATAGGAGAAGTTTTTAAGAATGCTAACGAGGTATGTCATGTAACAGGGAATGTTGGAGTAGGAATATTATGGGAATTAGTAAACTCTGAGGAAAATGATATTTTTGTAGTGGAAGTTAGTAGTTTCCAATTAGAGAGTACAAAATATTTTAAACCTAAAGCTAGTGTGATTATTAATATAACTCCTGACCATTTGAAATGGCATGGCTCATTTGAGAATTATATAAATGCAAAAAAGAAAATTTTTGCAAATCAGGATAAAGATGATTATACTATTCTAAACTATGACGATAAACTTTTAAGAGAAATATCAAATGAGGTTTGCTCAAATATTATATTTTTTAGCCAATGGCATGAACTAGAAAAAGGTGTATATGTAAAAGATAATAAGATAGTAGTAAATGATGGAAAGAAAACAATGCCTGTTATTTCATGTGATGAAATAAAGATACCTGGCAAGCATAATCTGGAGAATGCACTTGCTGCGGTTAGTGTAGGCTGGGTAATGGGAATAGAGTTAGAAGTAATTGCCGATACTTTAAGAAAATTTGAAGGGGTAGAGCACAGGCTTGAGTTTGTTGACGAAATTAATGGTGTTAGTTTTTATAATGATTCAAAAGCTACCAATCCAGATGCTGCAATAAAGGCTATTGAAGCTATAGAAAGTCCAATAATTCTTATAGCTGGTGGTTTAGATAAAGGGAATGAATTTGATGAATTTATAAATAGTTTTAATAATAAGGTGAAAGAGTTAATAGTACTTGGAGAGACAGCTATAAAAATAAAAGATGCTGCAATAAAATTGGGCTTTAGGAATATACATATAGTAGAAAATATGGAGAAGGCAGTCGAGAAAAGTTATGAATTAGCTAAAAGTGGTGATAATGTACTGCTTTCACCTGCTTGTGCTAGCTGGGATATGTATAAGAATTTTGAAGAAAGGGGTAATGATTTTAAGAGAGCAGTCAATAATTTGAGGGGGCTTAATAATGATAAAAAAGAGAGCCTGTGA
- a CDS encoding DUF881 domain-containing protein has product MRELKSKIAFALVCLILGIIIAIQFKTVNETVGNGILPTKSAQQLALELKKLKDEKEKLLEELNSLEFKVKQYEKNAAEENVYIKNLMKELQKYRMFGGYEPVKGPGIIVIVNDPPIEVQFGDDTSIIVNNYDFLLEIISNLNAAGAEAISVNEQRYTGFTEIVPAGNHLEINGVSYGPPFIIKAIGEPKILESALRLKGGVIWYMENLFNLDVQIKEEKNIEIPRYTRINEFKYAKPIDNDTD; this is encoded by the coding sequence ATGAGAGAGTTAAAGAGTAAAATAGCATTTGCTTTAGTATGTTTAATACTAGGGATAATTATAGCAATACAATTTAAAACAGTTAATGAGACTGTAGGAAATGGGATTTTGCCAACTAAAAGTGCGCAACAATTGGCTTTAGAATTAAAAAAGTTAAAAGATGAGAAGGAAAAATTATTAGAAGAATTAAATAGCTTAGAATTTAAAGTAAAACAATATGAAAAAAATGCTGCTGAAGAAAATGTCTATATTAAAAATTTGATGAAAGAATTACAGAAATATAGGATGTTTGGTGGATATGAGCCAGTAAAAGGACCGGGTATAATAGTAATAGTAAATGACCCACCTATTGAAGTACAATTTGGAGACGATACTAGTATTATAGTTAATAATTATGACTTTTTGTTGGAAATAATCAGTAATCTAAATGCTGCAGGTGCAGAAGCAATTTCTGTTAACGAACAGAGGTATACAGGATTCACTGAGATAGTACCTGCTGGAAATCATCTTGAAATTAATGGTGTTTCATATGGTCCTCCTTTTATAATTAAAGCAATTGGTGAGCCTAAGATTTTAGAATCAGCTCTTAGGCTTAAAGGAGGAGTGATTTGGTATATGGAAAATTTATTTAATTTAGATGTGCAAATTAAAGAAGAAAAAAATATAGAGATACCTAGATATACAAGAATAAATGAATTTAAATATGCAAAGCCAATAGATAATGATACTGATTAA
- a CDS encoding cell division protein FtsQ/DivIB — MTDSIERKIRKKKIGLITILLIFLISIFIILSTKTSFFDISEIVIQGNDILDDEKVILASGLNYGENIFKIRTQEAKENLLSHPYVKSVNIKRLFPNKLVITIKERKEFLAIPYLDSYIYIDDEGYILNLLAYRKENLLEIEGVNINDISIGKKISLEDNVSLEKIIGLIQDCKKIGLYKEIKKVKLDNKSNTVIYLKSGVKVAFGYLNNVKYKLSFTIKILDDLKHRGINKGTIYFNKGDSPIFIPEGN, encoded by the coding sequence GTGACTGACAGTATTGAAAGAAAAATACGAAAAAAAAAGATAGGACTTATTACAATATTATTAATTTTTTTAATATCAATCTTTATTATTTTATCGACTAAAACGAGTTTTTTTGACATTTCAGAAATAGTAATTCAAGGAAATGATATTTTAGATGATGAAAAAGTTATTTTGGCTTCTGGTTTAAATTATGGGGAAAATATTTTTAAAATACGAACTCAAGAAGCAAAAGAAAATTTATTATCCCATCCATATGTAAAATCTGTAAATATAAAAAGACTTTTTCCTAATAAGCTGGTTATTACAATAAAAGAGAGAAAAGAATTTTTAGCTATACCTTATTTAGATTCATATATATACATAGATGATGAAGGATATATCTTGAATCTATTGGCTTATAGAAAGGAAAATTTATTAGAAATTGAAGGCGTTAATATTAATGATATTTCAATTGGCAAAAAAATTTCATTAGAAGATAATGTTAGTTTAGAAAAAATAATAGGTTTGATTCAAGATTGTAAAAAGATTGGTTTATATAAAGAAATAAAAAAAGTTAAATTAGATAATAAATCTAATACAGTAATTTATTTAAAATCGGGTGTTAAAGTTGCATTTGGATACCTAAATAATGTAAAATATAAATTAAGCTTTACTATTAAAATTCTTGATGATTTGAAACATAGAGGTATAAATAAAGGTACAATTTATTTTAATAAGGGAGATAGTCCTATTTTTATACCAGAAGGTAATTAG
- the spoVE gene encoding stage V sporulation protein E, which yields MIKKRACDFTLMIVTILLVFIGIIMVFSSSYPEAYYKMKDGYFFLKKQMFFSVLGLFAMIFFMNFDYWRLQKLSKLIFLISIILGLLIFTPLGTEFHGARRWINLGFTTFQPSEAIKLGSIIYLASYLARKKDKIKSFFKGVMPSLIIIGIACGLIIIQKDLSTSATLGLTLMIMLFIAGMRFLHLTFFVLLGLGGVVGAILKEEFRRKRILAFLDPFKYKDTVGWQLVQSLYALGSGGIFGLGLGKSRQKFFYIPEPYNDFIFAIIGEELGFVGCVTVIILFLILIWRGIRIAVNARDLFGCLLASGIVALITVQSMIHIAVVTSSIPPTGIPLPFVSFGGTSLLVFMSAIGILLNISRYTDLDRS from the coding sequence ATGATAAAAAAGAGAGCCTGTGATTTTACTTTGATGATTGTAACTATCCTTTTAGTTTTTATTGGTATAATCATGGTTTTTAGTTCTAGTTATCCAGAAGCATATTATAAAATGAAAGACGGATACTTCTTTTTGAAAAAGCAGATGTTTTTTAGTGTACTTGGACTATTTGCTATGATATTTTTTATGAATTTTGATTATTGGAGATTACAGAAATTATCTAAATTAATCTTCTTGATAAGTATAATTTTAGGGCTATTGATTTTTACTCCACTGGGCACTGAATTTCATGGTGCAAGAAGATGGATAAATTTAGGATTTACAACTTTTCAGCCTTCAGAAGCTATAAAATTAGGTTCAATAATATATTTAGCTTCATATTTGGCTAGAAAAAAAGATAAGATAAAATCTTTCTTCAAAGGAGTAATGCCATCTCTTATTATTATAGGAATTGCTTGTGGATTGATAATTATTCAAAAAGATTTAAGTACTAGTGCTACTTTAGGATTAACACTTATGATTATGTTGTTTATTGCAGGAATGAGATTTTTACATTTAACATTTTTTGTGTTACTTGGACTAGGGGGAGTAGTAGGAGCTATTTTAAAGGAGGAGTTTAGAAGAAAAAGGATTTTAGCATTTCTAGATCCTTTTAAATATAAAGATACAGTTGGTTGGCAATTAGTTCAATCATTGTATGCTTTAGGTTCGGGAGGAATATTTGGTTTAGGTTTAGGAAAAAGTAGACAAAAATTCTTTTACATACCTGAACCATATAATGATTTTATATTTGCAATAATTGGTGAGGAACTTGGTTTTGTTGGATGTGTAACTGTGATAATATTATTTTTAATTTTAATATGGAGAGGAATTAGAATAGCTGTAAATGCAAGAGATTTATTTGGTTGTTTATTAGCTTCAGGCATAGTAGCTCTAATAACTGTTCAGTCGATGATACATATAGCAGTTGTTACTTCTTCTATACCTCCTACTGGGATACCTTTACCATTTGTTAGTTTTGGTGGTACATCGCTTTTAGTATTTATGTCAGCAATTGGTATACTACTTAATATTTCAAGATATACAGATTTAGATAGGAGTTGA